DNA sequence from the Streptomyces canus genome:
GCTGCGGATTCCCCGTAAGTCGAGGAAACACGTCATCGACTACCTGGGGACCTTTCTCATCGCCGCCGTCGCCACGTGTCTGGTGCTGGTGGCTTCGCTGGGCGGGAACACCTGGGCGTGGGGGTCGCCTCAGATCGTCGGGCTCGCGGTGCTGGGGGTGGTGCTGGCGGTCGTGTTCGTGGGGGTCGAGCGGCGGGCCGCCGAGCCCGTGCTGCCCCTGAAACTGTTCCGGGTGCGGACCTTCACCCTGTCCGCCGTCATCAGCTTCATCGTCGGGTTCGCGATGTTCGGGGCCATGACCTATCTGCCCACCTTCCTCCAGGTGGTGCAGGGCGTCTCACCGACGATGTCCGGTGTGCACATGCTGCCCATGGTGTTCGGGCTGCTGCTGGCCTCGACCGTGTCCGGGCAGATCGTCAGCCGTACCGGGCGGTGGAAGGTGTTCCCGGTGGCCGGGACCGGGGTCACCACGCTGGGGCTGCTGCTTCTGCACCGGCTCGACGAGAGCAGTTCCACCTGGGTGATGAGCGTCTACTTCTGCGTGTTCGGGCTGGGGCTCGGGCTGGTCATGCAGGTGCTCGTGCTGATCGTGCAGAACGCCGTGTCGTACGAGGATCTCGGCGTCGCCACGTCCGGTGCGACCTTCTTCCGGTCCATCGGGGCCTCTTTCGGTGTCGCCATCTTCGGGACCGTCTTCGCGAACCGCCTCGGGGACAAGCTGGCCGAGGCCCTGCGGGGCGCCCAACTGCCGCCCGGCGTCTCGGTGTCGGGGCTGGAGGCCGATTCCCGGGGGCTCGCGGAGCTGCCGGGCTCGCTGCGGCCCGAGGCACTGCACGCGTACGCCTCCTCGATCACCGATGTCTTCCTCTACGCCGCGCCCGTCGCGTTTCTCGGGTTCGTGCTCGCGTGGTTCCTCAAGGAGGACCCGCTGCGGGGGTCGGTCACCGCACCCGACGTCACGGAGACGCTGGCCAGCAACCCCGTGGAGCGGTCGTCGTACGACGAGGTGTGCCGGGCGCTGTCGGTGCTGGGGACCCGGGAGGGGCGGCGGGAGGTCTACCGGGACATCACCACGCGGGCCGGGTACGACCTGTTGCCCGCGTCGAGTTGGCTGGTGCTGCGGATGCGGAAGTACGGGTGGGTGGAGCCGGCGCTGCTCGCCGAG
Encoded proteins:
- a CDS encoding MDR family MFS transporter, translating into MAAHPHGMTGNVRDGQEQHVSGNVLVSIGALLLGMLLAALDQTIVSTALPTIVSDLGGMEHLSWVVTAYLLASTAATPLWGKLGDQYGRKRLFQTAIVIFLIGSALCGMAQDMTQLIAFRALQGLGGGGLMVLSMAIVGDLVPPRERGRYQGLFGAVFGATSVLGPLLGGLFTEHLSWRWVFYVNLPVGVVALGVIAVVLRIPRKSRKHVIDYLGTFLIAAVATCLVLVASLGGNTWAWGSPQIVGLAVLGVVLAVVFVGVERRAAEPVLPLKLFRVRTFTLSAVISFIVGFAMFGAMTYLPTFLQVVQGVSPTMSGVHMLPMVFGLLLASTVSGQIVSRTGRWKVFPVAGTGVTTLGLLLLHRLDESSSTWVMSVYFCVFGLGLGLVMQVLVLIVQNAVSYEDLGVATSGATFFRSIGASFGVAIFGTVFANRLGDKLAEALRGAQLPPGVSVSGLEADSRGLAELPGSLRPEALHAYASSITDVFLYAAPVAFLGFVLAWFLKEDPLRGSVTAPDVTETLASNPVERSSYDEVCRALSVLGTREGRREVYRDITTRAGYDLLPASSWLVLRMRKYGWVEPALLAERTSVPLGVIIEGARQVEGRGLASRQGLDLLLTEAGQEVAARLAAAREASLGELLGDWWGPDRPTDLAQLVKDLNDELCGSDREEPHEGPAARLG